In a genomic window of Candidatus Poribacteria bacterium:
- a CDS encoding DEAD/DEAH box helicase family protein, with amino-acid sequence MSNKNTSLKSGIRDNLLRETVHDFLEQEIKNGSALSIVSAYFTIYAYEKMQHSLNEIEELRFLFGDPDFVKRMDPNNTDTKAFDITDTGLQLNQQLRQKPIAKACAEWIKEKVEIRTTRESNLIHGKMYHIANNGVEKAIMGSSNFTMRGLGLTQDSNNIELNLEVDSNRDRQDLKAWFDEIWNDDKLVEDVKEKVLATLGQIGKDHAPELIYYKTLYELFQDEIETRQTNDQTLEDTHLYDTQIWETLYEFQKEGVKSVIARLLRHNGCILADSVGLGKTYTALAVIKFFELRNERVLVLCPKKLHDNWALYPAYNSQDTNPFLNDKFGFTVRWHTDLSRYSGDLENFNWRNFDMIVIDESHNFRNDTKPTRDADGNFVRHSRYTRLLEEVIKEGTKTKVLMLSATPVNTSLIDLRNQIYLMTEKREDVFRDSLGIGNIGSLLRQAQKEFKKWEEESGENGKKDKAKLLETLGAEFFQLLGGISIARSRRHIKTFYAEEMIRIGEFPTPQKPENCHPPTDVTGELSYKALADQIAEFTLSIYQPSSYVISEAAKQRLADEKQKFRFNQADRERFLIGMMQTNFLKRLESSAHSLSETLERTVGKIDVMLEKIDKYEQNPRIQDAEADVLPDDDEDDEEFLVNRARNPYHLHELDRTRWKKDLIKDKETLTAAWDNVKAITPERDGKLKAIKAHIRNKAQNPTTDKDGKMNRKLLVFTTFKDTADYLYENLSDLAEALKLKMATVSGSDTQNKFNLTLNNFAPKARTQKNSVADEIDLLIATDCISEGQNLQDCDTVLNYDIHWNPVRIIQRFGRIDRIGSRNATVKMINYWPTEDMEVYLRLQSRVESRMALADTAASGDDDPLNEFTYEQAQMELNFRDEQLKQLREDVLDLDDLSDGVVMSDFTFDYFFAQLLKYLERNRAELEATPKGAYAVTTHENNPAETGVIFFLQQRNATTNMEKKTPSPIYPYYTVYIRKNGDIRYGCANAKQVLDLFETVAVGKSDELRELCLQFDQETEHGQNMEGYNKLLNAVIAHITRSHQKTQTQNLGRSGTRGFKLPVASEVPRDSSDFELVTWLVIA; translated from the coding sequence ATGTCAAACAAAAACACATCCCTAAAATCCGGCATCCGAGATAATCTTCTTCGTGAAACAGTTCACGATTTTTTAGAGCAAGAAATTAAGAACGGTTCCGCACTCTCCATCGTATCCGCCTACTTCACCATCTACGCCTATGAAAAGATGCAGCACTCCCTCAACGAAATAGAGGAACTCCGTTTTCTTTTTGGAGACCCTGATTTTGTCAAACGTATGGACCCAAATAACACAGATACAAAAGCGTTTGACATAACGGATACAGGTCTACAACTCAACCAGCAACTCCGACAGAAACCGATTGCTAAAGCGTGTGCCGAATGGATAAAAGAGAAGGTAGAAATCCGCACGACCCGCGAATCAAATCTGATACACGGGAAAATGTATCATATCGCCAATAACGGAGTTGAAAAGGCGATTATGGGTAGCTCAAACTTTACCATGCGCGGCTTAGGCTTAACGCAGGATAGTAACAATATTGAACTCAATCTGGAAGTGGATAGCAACCGCGACCGTCAAGATCTAAAAGCATGGTTTGACGAAATCTGGAACGACGATAAACTCGTTGAAGATGTTAAGGAGAAAGTACTCGCCACATTAGGACAGATAGGAAAAGATCACGCCCCAGAACTCATCTATTACAAAACCCTCTACGAACTCTTCCAAGACGAAATCGAAACCCGCCAAACCAATGACCAAACCCTTGAAGACACGCACCTCTATGACACTCAAATTTGGGAAACCTTGTACGAGTTTCAGAAAGAGGGCGTGAAAAGTGTGATTGCCCGTTTGTTACGGCACAACGGCTGTATCTTAGCGGATAGCGTCGGGTTAGGAAAAACCTATACGGCACTCGCCGTCATCAAGTTCTTTGAACTGCGAAATGAACGTGTGTTGGTATTATGTCCCAAAAAACTGCACGACAACTGGGCACTCTATCCCGCTTATAACTCGCAAGACACGAACCCATTTCTCAATGACAAGTTCGGCTTCACCGTGCGATGGCATACCGACCTCTCCCGCTATAGTGGTGATTTGGAAAACTTCAATTGGCGTAACTTTGATATGATCGTTATTGACGAATCGCACAACTTCCGCAACGACACGAAACCCACGCGTGATGCTGACGGCAACTTCGTTCGTCATAGTCGTTATACACGGCTCTTAGAGGAAGTTATCAAAGAAGGCACGAAAACAAAGGTCCTGATGCTGTCAGCCACACCCGTGAACACATCGCTTATTGACCTCCGCAACCAGATTTATCTCATGACCGAAAAGCGCGAGGATGTCTTTAGAGACAGTTTAGGTATCGGTAATATCGGTTCACTGCTGCGACAAGCGCAAAAGGAATTCAAGAAATGGGAAGAGGAAAGCGGTGAGAACGGGAAAAAAGACAAAGCGAAGTTGCTGGAAACACTCGGTGCCGAGTTCTTCCAACTGCTCGGTGGAATCTCTATTGCCCGTTCCCGACGGCATATTAAAACCTTTTATGCCGAAGAAATGATCAGAATCGGCGAGTTTCCGACACCACAGAAACCCGAAAATTGCCATCCACCGACCGATGTGACAGGTGAACTCTCCTATAAAGCCTTGGCAGACCAGATAGCCGAATTCACACTCTCCATCTATCAGCCATCCAGTTACGTCATCAGCGAAGCCGCGAAACAACGGTTAGCAGATGAAAAGCAGAAATTCCGTTTCAATCAAGCAGACCGCGAGCGATTCCTTATCGGTATGATGCAGACCAACTTCCTCAAGCGTTTGGAGAGTTCAGCACACTCGCTCTCGGAAACGCTCGAACGCACCGTCGGCAAAATTGATGTGATGCTGGAGAAGATTGACAAATACGAACAAAACCCGCGTATACAGGACGCTGAAGCCGATGTTCTCCCCGATGATGACGAAGACGATGAGGAGTTTTTGGTGAACCGAGCGCGCAATCCGTATCACCTTCACGAATTGGATCGCACGCGTTGGAAAAAAGACCTCATCAAGGACAAAGAGACTCTGACCGCCGCGTGGGATAACGTCAAAGCCATCACACCAGAAAGAGACGGTAAACTCAAGGCAATCAAAGCGCATATTAGAAATAAGGCACAAAACCCAACCACCGACAAAGACGGAAAAATGAATCGCAAGCTGCTCGTTTTCACAACCTTTAAAGATACAGCGGATTATCTCTATGAAAACCTATCCGACCTCGCAGAAGCATTAAAACTGAAGATGGCAACGGTTTCAGGAAGCGACACACAAAACAAATTCAATCTCACCTTAAACAATTTCGCGCCAAAAGCACGGACCCAGAAAAACAGCGTCGCTGACGAAATAGACTTACTCATCGCCACAGATTGTATTTCAGAAGGGCAAAACCTCCAAGACTGCGATACCGTGCTGAACTACGACATCCACTGGAATCCCGTGCGTATCATCCAACGTTTCGGACGTATCGACCGGATCGGTAGCCGTAACGCAACGGTGAAGATGATTAACTACTGGCCCACTGAAGATATGGAGGTCTACCTCCGTCTGCAAAGCCGTGTAGAATCCCGCATGGCACTCGCCGACACAGCCGCCAGCGGCGATGACGATCCGTTGAACGAATTCACTTATGAACAGGCACAGATGGAACTCAACTTCCGTGACGAGCAATTGAAACAACTCCGTGAAGATGTTTTAGACCTCGACGATCTCTCCGATGGAGTCGTCATGAGCGATTTTACGTTTGATTACTTCTTTGCCCAGTTGCTAAAGTATCTCGAAAGAAATAGAGCGGAATTAGAAGCCACACCGAAGGGGGCTTATGCCGTCACGACCCACGAAAACAATCCGGCAGAAACCGGGGTCATCTTCTTCCTCCAGCAACGCAACGCCACAACGAATATGGAAAAGAAGACACCGAGTCCCATCTATCCATATTACACCGTCTACATCCGCAAAAACGGCGACATCCGTTACGGATGTGCAAACGCCAAGCAAGTGCTGGATCTGTTTGAAACCGTTGCTGTCGGAAAGAGCGATGAATTGCGAGAGTTGTGTCTCCAATTCGACCAAGAGACCGAACACGGTCAGAATATGGAAGGCTACAACAAACTGCTGAACGCTGTGATTGCACACATCACACGCTCGCATCAAAAAACGCAAACCCAAAATCTCGGCAGAAGTGGAACACGCGGTTTCAAACTGCCAGTCGCATCCGAAGTCCCCAGAGACTCCAGCGATTTTGAACTGGTAACGTGGTTGGTGATTGCTTAA